In the Syntrophus aciditrophicus SB genome, CCCAGCAGGTTCTGAAAGATTTCCCCTGTATTGTGCTGTTTGCTCTCGCTTTCGGTCCCCTGGTTACCCTCGCGCGGGATCATATCCTGGGTTTTGTCGTTCTGGACGAGACCTTGATCACACAAACCGTCGAAGCCTGCTGGGACGGCATCAGAAGATGACAGGAAAAACAGGGCATTAAATAATGAATGGTTATTCAGGATCACAAGGCGTTTTTTTCTTCCGACATTGCGGATGAACAGCACAAAAATCTCCTGAACCGCACAGCTGCGGGGCAGGCAATTTCATTCAGGTCGCAGAGGTGGCGTATGCAGATTCACAACGGCATGAGGTTCATGACTATTCTGGCGGTCCTTGCCGGATTTCTTCTAACGGCAGGCTGCGGACAGAAAGCAGACAACGGCAAAGCAGGTCCGGGCGGACCTCCCGAAGTCGCCGTAGTGACGGTACAGCCGGAGCGGGTCGTCATCACGACCGCGCTGTCGGGTCGAACCTCACCCTATCTCATCGCCGAGGTACGGCCTCAGGTCAGCGGCATTCTTCAGAAGCGATTTTTCAAGGAAGGCGCGGATGTCAAGGCCGGAGACGTACTCTATCAGATCGATCCGGCCACCTATTCTGCAGCTTACGCCAGCGCCAGAGCGCATCTTGCACGAGCGGAAGCGAATGTGACGTCCATCCGCTACAGGGCTGACCGTTACGGGAAACTGGTCGCCATCAAGGCGGTCAGCCAGCAGGATTACGACGATGCCGCCGCCGCTCTCAAACAGGCCGAGGCGGAAATCCAGGCAGGCAAAGCGGCGGTGGAGGCCGCCCGGATCAATCTGGCCTATACCCGTATATCCGCGCCCATTTCCGGGCGCATCGGCAGATCCCTGGTGACCGTAGGGGCGCTGGTGACTGCGGGGCAGGGAATCGCACTGACCACGATCCAGCAGATCGACCCCATCTACGTCGACGTCACCCAGTCGAGCGCCAGCCTGCTGCGTCTGCAGAAGAGCATGGCCAGCGGCGCGCTCAAAAAAGACGGATCTTCTTCAGCAAAAGTCAAGCTCCTTCTGGAAGACGGAACCCCCTACCCCCTGGAAGGAACCATGCAATTCCGTGATATTACGGTAGACCCCACAAGCGGATCCTTTATCCTGCGCATTGTTTTTCCCAATCCGCAGGAAATTCTGCTGCCGGGTATGTATGTCCGGGCCATAATCGAGGAAGGCGTCAACGAACAGGCGCTCCTGGTTCCCCAGCAGGGTGTCAGCCGCGACCCGAAGGGGAATCCTCTGGCTTTGATCGTAGATGCGGAAGGGAAGGTTCAGCAGCGGATGTTGACCTGCGATCGGACTATCGGAGACAAATGGCTTGTTTCTTCAGGTCTTGCAGCTGGAGATCGGGTGATCGTCGAGGGAATGCAAAAGGTTAAACCGGGGGCCCCCGCAAAGGCTGTTCCTTTTGATGCCGCCAACATGCAGAAGAGTGCTGCCCCCGGAAGCAGTGCCTCACCGGCTGCCGGAACGAACTGACGGAGGGCGTGATGTTATCAAGATTCTTCCTGGATCGGCCTGTTTTCGCCTGGGTCATTGCCATTATCATGATGGCGGCCGGCGCGCTGGCGATCTACAACCTGCCCGTTTCCCAGTACCCCCCCATCGCCCCGCCGTCCATCGCCATCACCGCATTCTATCCGGGAGCGTCGGCGGAAACCGTTGAAAACAGCGTCACCCAGATCATCGAGCAGAAAATGACCGGCTTTGACAAGCTGC is a window encoding:
- a CDS encoding efflux RND transporter periplasmic adaptor subunit; protein product: MQIHNGMRFMTILAVLAGFLLTAGCGQKADNGKAGPGGPPEVAVVTVQPERVVITTALSGRTSPYLIAEVRPQVSGILQKRFFKEGADVKAGDVLYQIDPATYSAAYASARAHLARAEANVTSIRYRADRYGKLVAIKAVSQQDYDDAAAALKQAEAEIQAGKAAVEAARINLAYTRISAPISGRIGRSLVTVGALVTAGQGIALTTIQQIDPIYVDVTQSSASLLRLQKSMASGALKKDGSSSAKVKLLLEDGTPYPLEGTMQFRDITVDPTSGSFILRIVFPNPQEILLPGMYVRAIIEEGVNEQALLVPQQGVSRDPKGNPLALIVDAEGKVQQRMLTCDRTIGDKWLVSSGLAAGDRVIVEGMQKVKPGAPAKAVPFDAANMQKSAAPGSSASPAAGTN